CGACGGCCTCGAGGTGCTGCGGCGGATCCGGGCAGACGTGCGCACCCATCGCATGCCCGTGGTCATCCTGACATCATCCAAGGAAGAGGAGGACGTGGCGGCCAGTTACGACCTGGGCGCGAACAGCTACATCCGCAAGCCGGTTGATTTCCAGCAGTTCGCCCAGGCGGTCCAGAACCTCGGATTATACTGGTTGGTATTGAACGAGCCGCCGCCCACGATCAAGAAGGGATGACCATTCTTCACTGCCTTCAGATCGAAGATTCGGAAAGCGATGCCGAGCTGATTCTCCGGCTTCTGCGCAAATCCGGGTTCGACGTCGACGG
This genomic window from Candidatus Ozemobacteraceae bacterium contains:
- a CDS encoding response regulator translates to MKQKTILLVEDNQNDIGLTQRAFEKCRIYNDLIVKEDGQEALDFLFGKDGKPGAADNILPMLVMLDLKLPRIDGLEVLRRIRADVRTHRMPVVILTSSKEEEDVAASYDLGANSYIRKPVDFQQFAQAVQNLGLYWLVLNEPPPTIKKG